From Novosphingobium decolorationis, one genomic window encodes:
- a CDS encoding nucleotidyltransferase family protein, with translation MPSHPPHPTTVAETGPVRLIVLAGQRCPSSDPLSERFGVSHRSLIPLAGRPLIAHVLQTGAQHPKVGSLAICIEQEAFDPVWDVLTRLPGRGAVTLVEAREDVAQSIRAAAQGWDGPLLVTTADHALLSGETIDQLVTALESADIALALAPRDAVEAVHPSGSPHYLTLRDGHLAPCDLYGVRSADFLGAASIFRGRRASVRVALRIARAMGLVGLLLLALGLETRSGALARASRRLRARVEAVITPDGTQAIDVGNEQSYAIVRHQLEARARAVATVQDTALSAS, from the coding sequence ATGCCTTCCCATCCCCCACACCCGACGACCGTGGCCGAAACCGGCCCTGTCCGCCTGATCGTTCTGGCCGGGCAGCGCTGCCCGTCTTCTGACCCGCTGTCCGAACGCTTCGGTGTCAGCCACCGCAGCCTGATCCCACTCGCCGGCCGCCCGCTGATTGCCCATGTCCTGCAGACCGGCGCGCAGCACCCCAAGGTCGGCAGCCTCGCCATCTGCATCGAGCAGGAGGCCTTCGATCCGGTCTGGGACGTGCTCACCCGCCTTCCCGGCCGGGGCGCGGTCACTCTCGTCGAAGCGCGCGAGGATGTTGCCCAGAGCATTCGCGCCGCCGCGCAAGGGTGGGATGGCCCGCTCCTCGTCACCACCGCCGACCATGCGCTCCTGAGCGGCGAGACCATCGACCAGCTGGTCACGGCCCTGGAGAGCGCCGACATCGCGCTCGCGCTCGCCCCGCGCGACGCAGTCGAGGCGGTCCACCCCAGCGGCTCACCGCATTACCTGACCTTGCGTGACGGGCACCTGGCGCCCTGCGACCTCTACGGTGTGCGCAGCGCGGACTTCCTGGGGGCCGCCTCGATCTTCCGGGGACGCCGCGCCTCGGTGCGGGTGGCCTTGCGCATTGCACGCGCCATGGGCCTTGTCGGCCTGCTCCTGCTGGCATTGGGCCTCGAGACGCGCAGCGGCGCTCTTGCACGCGCCTCGCGCCGCCTGCGGGCCCGTGTGGAGGCGGTCATCACGCCGGACGGCACACAGGCCATCGATGTCGGAAACGAGCAGAGCTACGCCATCGTGCGCCACCAGCTTGAGGCGCGCGCGCGCGCGGTGGCAACAGTTCAGGACACTGCCCTCAGCGCCTCCTGA
- a CDS encoding c-type cytochrome, producing MRHPRAHSRGPGTSSIALGLGLALALCACSGGEQSEAPTTPEPSASATLPESPAEPDSPPASQPSESPSPQAEASPEPSPTPTPTETKAAPAPKPAPAPTPSPEPVAAAGPPAAFGRCAVCHNAEKGAPDKLGPNLFGTFGHPMGQGSFAYSDALKNAGLTMDEATLHQWLENPRKLVPGNRMSFPGIKDAAKRQEIIDYLKKLR from the coding sequence ATGCGTCATCCACGCGCCCATTCGCGAGGCCCTGGGACCTCGTCCATCGCCCTTGGCCTTGGTCTTGCGCTGGCCCTCTGCGCCTGTTCGGGCGGCGAGCAGAGCGAGGCTCCGACCACGCCGGAACCCAGCGCAAGCGCGACCTTGCCCGAGAGCCCGGCCGAACCGGACAGCCCGCCCGCCAGCCAGCCGAGCGAAAGCCCCTCCCCGCAAGCCGAGGCCAGCCCGGAGCCGAGCCCAACTCCCACGCCCACCGAGACCAAGGCCGCCCCGGCACCCAAACCCGCACCTGCGCCGACACCAAGCCCGGAACCTGTAGCCGCAGCCGGCCCGCCCGCCGCCTTCGGGCGCTGCGCGGTGTGCCACAACGCGGAGAAAGGCGCGCCCGACAAGCTGGGGCCCAACCTCTTCGGCACCTTCGGCCACCCGATGGGCCAGGGCAGCTTCGCCTATTCGGACGCGCTCAAGAACGCGGGGCTCACCATGGACGAAGCCACCTTGCACCAGTGGCTGGAGAACCCACGCAAGCTGGTCCCGGGCAACCGCATGAGCTTTCCCGGCATCAAGGACGCAGCCAAGCGCCAGGAAATTATCGATTATCTGAAGAAGCTGCGCTGA
- a CDS encoding rhodanese-like domain-containing protein — MALGALAPALLTLACAPLPGRPSPERALSEEGLFDAEGYRTARFRAPVTRDPAPARRMAEVEVLALQPGRDALFLDVLPVTGGWRDPATGRWHLSEPHRSVPGAHWHPETGRSPPDARLWEALRGAIAEARREDAHLPVIVFCRSDCWMSWNVARRLAREGVGQVYWYEEGIEGWHAAGRDLVEVTPLTVPP, encoded by the coding sequence ATGGCACTGGGCGCGCTGGCCCCGGCCCTGCTGACGCTGGCCTGTGCGCCCTTGCCCGGTCGGCCTTCGCCCGAGCGTGCTTTGTCCGAAGAGGGCCTGTTCGATGCCGAGGGCTACCGCACCGCGCGCTTCCGAGCCCCGGTCACGCGTGATCCCGCTCCGGCACGGCGTATGGCCGAGGTGGAGGTGCTGGCGTTGCAGCCGGGGCGCGATGCGCTGTTCCTCGATGTGCTGCCCGTGACAGGCGGCTGGCGCGATCCGGCGACGGGGCGCTGGCACCTTTCCGAACCCCACCGCAGTGTGCCCGGCGCGCACTGGCACCCGGAAACGGGGCGCAGTCCGCCTGATGCACGGCTCTGGGAGGCCCTGCGTGGTGCCATTGCCGAGGCGCGGCGCGAGGACGCGCACTTGCCCGTCATCGTGTTCTGCCGCTCGGATTGCTGGATGAGCTGGAATGTTGCCCGTCGCCTTGCGCGCGAGGGCGTGGGACAGGTCTACTGGTACGAGGAGGGCATCGAGGGCTGGCACGCGGCAGGCCGTGATCTGGTGGAGGTCACGCCGTTGACAGTGCCGCCCTGA
- a CDS encoding quinoprotein dehydrogenase-associated SoxYZ-like carrier, producing the protein MKRLALFSALMGQVAPARAATATDLPTDPLGSPMWTYHAERLFAGARVVFDAQVGLAIPGIAENQRIFPVMVDARALPDVTRLLIFADLNPIPLAIDYRPLAARSFLATRIKLDQRTPVRAAVQTRDGTWHVAGQWIDAAGGGCSAPPVSRVKGDWAEHLGEMRGQTWAEGEDTRLRLTLRHPMDTGLVENIPAYNLETLRVLGEDGRERAHVAVSGAVAEDPAFTLLLAGREARYRVIARDTSGREFEARIEGPTP; encoded by the coding sequence ATGAAGCGCCTTGCTCTTTTCTCGGCCCTCATGGGCCAGGTCGCCCCGGCCCGTGCGGCAACGGCAACGGACCTGCCCACAGATCCGCTCGGCTCACCGATGTGGACCTATCATGCCGAGCGCCTTTTCGCAGGCGCGCGCGTCGTCTTCGATGCGCAGGTGGGACTCGCGATCCCGGGCATTGCCGAGAACCAGCGCATCTTCCCGGTCATGGTCGATGCGCGCGCCCTGCCCGATGTCACCCGTCTGCTGATCTTCGCCGATCTCAACCCGATCCCGCTTGCCATCGACTACCGCCCGCTGGCCGCGCGTTCGTTCCTGGCAACGCGCATCAAGCTCGACCAGCGCACCCCGGTACGCGCCGCAGTGCAGACCCGGGACGGCACCTGGCATGTCGCGGGGCAGTGGATCGATGCGGCAGGCGGAGGCTGCTCGGCCCCGCCGGTCAGCCGGGTGAAGGGCGACTGGGCCGAACACCTGGGCGAGATGCGCGGGCAAACCTGGGCGGAAGGCGAGGACACGCGCCTGCGCCTGACCTTGCGCCACCCGATGGACACAGGGCTTGTCGAGAACATTCCCGCCTACAATCTGGAGACGCTGCGCGTGCTGGGCGAGGACGGGCGCGAACGTGCCCATGTCGCCGTCTCGGGCGCGGTGGCCGAGGACCCGGCCTTCACGCTGCTCCTGGCCGGGCGCGAAGCGCGCTACCGGGTCATCGCGCGCGACACCTCGGGCCGCGAGTTCGAAGCCAGGATCGAAGGCCCCACGCCATGA
- a CDS encoding quinoprotein relay system zinc metallohydrolase 1, which yields MTLSRRTMVAGAMALPALAPALAPALARAEVFAGSYAPRAEAIGDGVWMVRGADAPILFKNGGAIANSAFLATDAGTVLFDPGVSLAHGTALATLARRTTGREVARVYVSHLHPDHAMGAAAFDPAIVHALPATREGLLRDVEGFSDAMYRLLADWMKGTQIALPRGDVAAGEVTFGGRTFQLLALDGHSGGDLALLDHATGTLLAGDLVFHDRAPSTPHADLDRWRRALETLQALSHRQLLPGHGPPDTGARAIAQTRDWLDWLESFLREAVTRGLSMVEAGYTEIPPRFAPLKAARYELERSVSHLYPALEAELLPAL from the coding sequence ATGACCCTTTCGCGCCGCACGATGGTGGCCGGGGCGATGGCCCTCCCCGCGCTCGCCCCTGCCCTTGCCCCCGCTCTTGCCAGAGCCGAAGTCTTCGCCGGGAGCTATGCCCCACGGGCCGAGGCAATCGGCGATGGTGTCTGGATGGTGCGCGGCGCTGACGCGCCGATCCTGTTCAAGAACGGCGGCGCCATTGCCAACAGCGCGTTCCTGGCAACCGATGCGGGCACCGTGCTGTTCGATCCGGGAGTCTCGCTCGCCCATGGCACGGCGCTCGCCACGCTGGCCCGTCGCACGACCGGGCGGGAGGTCGCGCGTGTCTATGTCAGCCACCTCCACCCCGACCACGCGATGGGCGCGGCCGCGTTCGATCCCGCCATCGTCCATGCCCTTCCCGCCACGCGCGAGGGCCTGCTGCGCGATGTGGAGGGGTTTTCCGATGCCATGTACCGCCTGCTTGCCGACTGGATGAAGGGCACCCAGATCGCGCTGCCCCGGGGCGATGTGGCCGCGGGCGAAGTAACCTTTGGAGGACGCACCTTCCAGCTCCTGGCGCTGGACGGGCACAGCGGGGGCGATCTGGCCCTGCTCGACCATGCTACGGGCACGCTGCTTGCCGGCGATCTCGTCTTCCACGACCGTGCGCCGTCCACGCCGCACGCCGACCTTGATCGCTGGCGCCGGGCGCTGGAAACACTGCAGGCGCTCTCCCACCGGCAGCTCCTGCCCGGCCATGGCCCGCCCGATACGGGCGCACGCGCCATCGCGCAGACCCGTGACTGGCTGGACTGGCTGGAGAGCTTCTTACGCGAAGCCGTGACCCGCGGCCTGTCGATGGTGGAGGCCGGATACACCGAGATCCCGCCCCGCTTCGCCCCGCTCAAGGCCGCGCGCTATGAACTGGAGCGCAGCGTCAGCCATCTCTACCCCGCGCTTGAGGCCGAGCTGCTCCCCGCCCTCTGA
- a CDS encoding DUF5694 domain-containing protein, whose translation MIFQAMTAALLAALLPTTALAQIADIRSYSSVPPEKLTSIMVLGTPHLSALEDVTPSHVKTVVDQIVAAKARVIGIERLSALEIVTMQASPLLAPALEQFVGPTLLKIAAAAQSRTGMGALEAAEVTSAWTSGSAGLTQEECLERLDIALAAYQPETALLYRERIAADALDQEAARYLDTQRTSMNERVSVALAAARKLGLAKLWSIDSHLDKRLILPRMKELQAAFAKAPPVTQMPHFVEQEEITDRAITKGDLLPVYCHINAQSFGAADVRGQFDLPNRLEFEGDMGRIREAAWDERNHRIAAHVRHASASAVGGAMVVLIGVGHKPFLDELLLTSLDSTTQGEILACD comes from the coding sequence GTGATTTTCCAGGCCATGACGGCGGCCCTGCTGGCCGCCCTTCTGCCCACGACGGCCCTGGCGCAGATAGCGGATATCCGCAGCTACTCATCGGTCCCGCCCGAAAAGCTGACATCCATCATGGTTCTGGGAACGCCGCATCTCAGCGCTCTTGAGGATGTCACCCCCTCGCACGTCAAAACGGTCGTCGACCAGATTGTGGCCGCGAAGGCGCGCGTCATCGGCATAGAGCGACTCTCGGCGCTCGAGATCGTGACCATGCAGGCAAGTCCTCTCCTCGCACCGGCGCTCGAGCAGTTCGTGGGCCCCACGTTGCTGAAAATCGCCGCTGCCGCCCAGTCCCGCACGGGCATGGGCGCTCTCGAAGCGGCGGAAGTGACCTCTGCGTGGACGAGCGGGTCCGCAGGTCTGACGCAGGAGGAATGCCTGGAGCGGCTGGACATTGCCCTGGCTGCCTATCAGCCCGAAACGGCCCTGCTCTATCGCGAACGCATCGCTGCGGACGCGCTCGACCAGGAAGCGGCGCGCTATCTCGACACGCAGCGTACCTCGATGAACGAGCGGGTGAGCGTGGCCTTGGCCGCGGCCAGAAAGCTGGGCCTTGCGAAACTCTGGTCGATCGATTCGCACCTGGACAAGCGCCTGATCCTGCCCCGAATGAAGGAGCTCCAGGCCGCCTTTGCCAAGGCGCCGCCGGTCACGCAGATGCCCCATTTCGTGGAGCAGGAAGAGATCACAGATCGCGCTATCACAAAGGGCGACCTCCTGCCTGTCTATTGCCATATCAACGCGCAGAGCTTTGGTGCTGCGGATGTGCGCGGGCAGTTCGACTTGCCCAATCGCCTGGAGTTCGAGGGCGATATGGGCCGTATCCGGGAGGCCGCCTGGGATGAGCGGAACCACCGCATCGCCGCCCATGTTCGCCACGCCAGCGCCTCGGCCGTCGGCGGGGCGATGGTCGTGCTGATCGGGGTGGGCCACAAGCCGTTCCTCGACGAACTTCTCCTCACCAGCCTCGACAGCACCACGCAAGGCGAAATCCTCGCCTGCGATTGA
- a CDS encoding cytochrome b, which produces MGTVRYNAGARTLHWLIALLIIANIAGGLLHEPLDGVISIMPLHKAVGMSVLVLSLVRLGWRMAWTAPAYPATMTRAEVGLAHLVHVVLYLFMIAMPLTGWIMSSASPYPLTWFGLFDIPRLPVVKDSLLAGLGHEAHEIGGYLLIALVAGHALAALRHHFMLKDDILKRML; this is translated from the coding sequence ATGGGGACCGTACGGTACAATGCAGGTGCGCGCACGCTGCACTGGCTGATTGCGCTGCTGATTATCGCCAATATCGCAGGGGGCCTGCTGCACGAGCCGCTGGACGGGGTCATCTCGATCATGCCGCTGCACAAGGCGGTGGGGATGAGCGTTCTGGTGCTCTCGCTGGTGCGGCTGGGCTGGCGCATGGCCTGGACCGCGCCCGCCTATCCCGCGACGATGACACGGGCCGAAGTCGGCCTTGCGCATCTGGTCCACGTCGTGCTCTATCTCTTCATGATCGCGATGCCGCTGACGGGCTGGATCATGTCTTCGGCCAGTCCCTATCCGCTGACCTGGTTTGGCCTGTTCGACATCCCCCGCCTGCCGGTGGTGAAGGACAGCCTGCTCGCAGGTCTGGGGCACGAAGCGCACGAGATCGGCGGCTACCTCCTGATCGCGCTTGTCGCCGGCCACGCCCTTGCGGCGCTGCGCCACCATTTCATGCTCAAGGACGATATCCTCAAGCGCATGCTCTGA
- a CDS encoding TonB-dependent receptor: MDDFTPKRRARAAQMAASALALALLASTSLSSPAHAEDADDAAFAGEILVTGRGLSETPGRPAYSTRTLERRDIVSSASGRAEDVLSSVAGFQQFRRADSRSSNPSAQGVTLRALGGNATSRALVLLDGLPMADPFFGYIPLTALSPDTLGAVRVTRGGGSGPFGGGALSGTIELESAGAEQLGLLTASALGNQRGESELSAAIAPQLGSGFAVVSGRWDRGKGFWTTPRDQRAEASVRARYESWSLGLRTVVPIREDVELQARGLIFRDDRTLRFAGADSASEGQDASLRLVGRGAWQFDALAYVQARNFANTVISSSRFTPVLDQYKTPATGIGGKFELRPPVGDAHTLRLGTDWRRSSGTMNEIAISAFSGNVTERRQAGGVNSDLGFFAEDDWRPGALTLTGGVRADRTVIAGGYYATRDAQGTPTGRTDYARQADWTVTWRSGARLALSEALALRAAAYSGLRLPTLNELYRPFVVFPVVTEANAQLRSERLEGYEAGLDLTPMSGMTFTLTAFDNRVKHAIANVTLAPNVRQRQNLPAIAAQGIELGAHLARGIVRFDGSLLWNESKVDGQGASADLDGLRPSQTPNFVTSATLGLEPKEGWRIAATLRHVGAQYEDDRESDVLRAATTLDLFAQVPLGGKASLVLRAENVTDETIVTRNQAGSMDTGVPRTLWAGLRWGM, from the coding sequence ATGGATGACTTCACTCCCAAGCGGCGCGCGCGCGCTGCGCAGATGGCTGCCAGCGCGCTGGCGCTGGCCCTGCTTGCCTCCACGTCCCTTTCCTCGCCTGCCCACGCCGAGGATGCCGACGACGCCGCGTTCGCGGGCGAGATCCTCGTCACCGGGCGCGGTCTTTCCGAGACGCCCGGACGCCCGGCCTATTCAACCCGCACCCTGGAACGCCGGGACATCGTCTCGTCGGCCTCGGGCCGGGCCGAAGACGTGCTCTCCTCGGTCGCGGGCTTCCAGCAGTTCCGCCGCGCGGACAGCCGCTCGTCCAACCCTTCCGCGCAAGGGGTGACCTTGCGCGCACTGGGCGGCAACGCCACCAGCCGCGCGCTCGTCCTCCTTGACGGTTTGCCGATGGCCGATCCCTTCTTCGGGTATATTCCGCTCACCGCGCTTTCGCCTGACACGCTGGGCGCGGTGCGGGTGACGCGCGGCGGGGGCTCGGGCCCCTTTGGCGGCGGCGCGCTTTCGGGCACAATCGAACTGGAAAGCGCAGGTGCAGAGCAGCTGGGCCTCCTCACCGCCAGTGCACTTGGCAACCAGCGCGGCGAGAGCGAGCTGAGCGCAGCCATCGCGCCCCAGCTGGGCAGCGGTTTTGCGGTCGTCTCGGGCCGCTGGGACCGGGGCAAGGGCTTCTGGACGACCCCGCGCGATCAGCGCGCCGAGGCGAGCGTACGGGCGCGCTACGAATCCTGGTCGCTGGGCCTGCGAACCGTCGTCCCGATCCGCGAGGACGTAGAGCTCCAGGCGCGCGGCCTGATCTTCCGCGACGATCGCACCTTGCGCTTTGCCGGCGCCGATAGCGCGAGTGAGGGGCAGGACGCGAGCCTGCGTCTCGTCGGGCGCGGCGCCTGGCAGTTCGACGCGCTGGCCTATGTCCAGGCGCGCAATTTTGCCAACACGGTCATCTCCTCCAGCCGCTTCACCCCCGTGCTCGACCAGTACAAGACCCCGGCGACGGGGATCGGCGGCAAGTTCGAGCTGCGCCCGCCCGTAGGCGATGCGCACACGCTGCGCCTGGGGACCGACTGGCGGCGCTCCTCGGGCACGATGAACGAGATCGCGATCAGCGCCTTTTCGGGCAACGTGACCGAGCGGCGCCAGGCGGGCGGGGTGAACAGTGACCTCGGGTTCTTCGCCGAGGACGACTGGCGCCCCGGCGCGCTCACCCTTACCGGAGGCGTGCGCGCGGATCGCACGGTCATTGCGGGCGGCTATTACGCCACGCGCGATGCGCAAGGGACGCCGACCGGGCGCACCGACTACGCCAGGCAGGCGGACTGGACGGTGACTTGGCGTAGCGGCGCGCGGCTGGCGCTGAGCGAGGCGCTGGCCCTGCGGGCGGCGGCCTATTCCGGCCTGCGCTTGCCCACGCTCAACGAACTCTACCGGCCCTTCGTGGTCTTTCCTGTGGTCACTGAGGCCAACGCGCAGCTGCGCAGCGAGAGGCTGGAGGGCTACGAGGCCGGGCTCGATCTGACGCCCATGTCAGGGATGACGTTCACGCTGACCGCCTTCGACAACCGCGTGAAGCACGCCATCGCCAATGTCACGCTGGCGCCCAACGTGCGCCAGCGCCAGAACCTGCCTGCCATCGCTGCGCAGGGGATCGAGCTGGGCGCGCATCTGGCGCGCGGGATCGTGCGGTTCGACGGTTCGCTGCTGTGGAACGAGAGTAAGGTGGATGGGCAGGGCGCCTCGGCCGATCTGGACGGCTTGCGCCCTTCGCAGACCCCGAACTTCGTCACTTCGGCCACGCTCGGGCTGGAGCCGAAGGAGGGGTGGCGGATCGCGGCCACGCTGCGCCATGTCGGCGCGCAGTACGAGGACGACCGGGAAAGCGACGTGCTGCGCGCGGCCACAACGCTCGATCTCTTCGCGCAGGTTCCGCTTGGCGGGAAGGCCAGTCTGGTGCTGCGCGCCGAGAACGTGACCGACGAAACCATCGTGACGCGCAACCAGGCAGGGTCTATGGATACAGGTGTGCCCCGCACGCTGTGGGCGGGGCTGCGTTGGGGGATGTGA
- a CDS encoding porin: protein MIGKIMLRSTAALGAIAMSTTPVFAGTGETLLKRLHEKGILTDEEYNELLAEEATEAETTPAPAVAVQGGEVDTGLLVKRTQSGIGFEVGPATIQFAGSVNGFYVHDNPDTPSATTPVVGGIASVGTKNSSAVRNGLLPGFLTVSVSTQQAGWDINAFFGLYPGINSAAWGTLGANNGGQPTALATSGIDARQTYMSFGRANFGTVKLGRDIGLFGSDAILNDITLLSSGSPGGNVAPANTTLGRIGSGYIYTDFQPQITYTSPKLGGFQAAVGVFQPLSSLTGPAQANSEPGFQGKLTYDGQFGGVGAHLWASGITQKHDMLTGGDYTGRGLDMGAKVTAGPIAVTGYYYTAKGLGTTVLGLFDTDAQGNPRSSDGFYVQGLATFGKFAVGGSYGESSLDFANPADALANPDLVRTNSSYVGQVRYSLTSWVTLIGEYIHSKAEAHSGNEAESDALAMGGILFF from the coding sequence ATGATCGGCAAGATCATGCTGCGCAGCACCGCTGCGCTGGGGGCTATCGCCATGTCCACGACGCCGGTCTTTGCCGGTACGGGCGAGACCCTGCTCAAGCGTCTGCATGAAAAAGGTATCCTGACCGACGAGGAGTACAACGAACTCCTCGCCGAAGAGGCCACCGAGGCCGAGACTACGCCTGCTCCGGCCGTGGCCGTGCAGGGCGGCGAGGTCGACACTGGCCTTCTCGTCAAGCGCACCCAGAGCGGCATCGGCTTCGAGGTCGGTCCGGCCACGATCCAGTTCGCAGGCTCGGTCAACGGCTTCTACGTTCACGACAATCCCGATACGCCCTCGGCCACCACCCCGGTCGTGGGCGGCATCGCCAGCGTGGGTACGAAGAATTCGAGCGCGGTGCGCAACGGCCTTCTTCCCGGCTTCCTGACGGTCTCGGTCTCCACCCAGCAGGCAGGCTGGGACATCAACGCCTTCTTCGGCCTCTACCCCGGCATCAACTCGGCCGCCTGGGGGACGCTGGGCGCCAACAACGGCGGCCAGCCCACCGCGCTCGCCACCTCCGGCATCGACGCGCGCCAGACCTACATGAGCTTTGGCCGCGCGAATTTCGGCACGGTCAAGCTGGGCCGCGACATCGGCCTGTTCGGTTCCGACGCGATCCTCAACGACATCACGCTGCTCTCCTCGGGCTCGCCCGGAGGCAACGTGGCGCCCGCCAATACCACACTGGGCCGCATCGGCTCGGGCTACATCTACACCGATTTCCAGCCGCAGATCACTTATACCAGCCCCAAGCTGGGCGGTTTCCAGGCCGCAGTCGGCGTGTTCCAGCCGCTCTCCTCGCTGACGGGGCCGGCGCAGGCCAACTCCGAGCCCGGCTTCCAGGGCAAGCTCACCTACGACGGCCAGTTCGGCGGCGTGGGAGCGCACCTGTGGGCATCCGGCATCACCCAGAAGCACGACATGCTGACCGGCGGCGATTACACCGGGCGCGGGCTCGACATGGGCGCCAAGGTCACGGCGGGCCCCATCGCGGTGACCGGCTACTACTACACCGCCAAGGGTCTGGGCACGACCGTGCTGGGCCTGTTCGACACCGACGCGCAAGGCAACCCGCGTTCGAGCGATGGCTTCTACGTCCAGGGCCTCGCCACCTTTGGCAAGTTCGCGGTGGGCGGCAGCTATGGCGAGAGTTCGCTTGATTTTGCCAACCCGGCCGACGCGCTCGCCAACCCGGACCTCGTCAGGACCAACTCCAGCTATGTCGGCCAGGTGCGCTACAGCCTGACCAGCTGGGTGACGCTGATCGGCGAGTACATCCACTCCAAGGCCGAGGCCCATTCGGGCAACGAGGCCGAGAGCGATGCGCTTGCCATGGGCGGCATCCTCTTCTTCTAG
- a CDS encoding PQQ-dependent catabolism-associated beta-propeller protein — MSARRAFTAFLTLGTALAASAPASAGTRVYISNERSSTVSVVDLESRAIVAEWPVGQRPRGIVLTRDGKYLLICASLDNAVEVRDPATGALVRTLPSGADPEQFFPAFDGRYLFVANEDNAAATAVDLVEGKVAWQVAVGEEPEGIAQSPDGTWLLVTSEEDNTVAWVDVASHEVRLEMETDARPRHVEFTPDGTQVWIGAEMAGTVHIADVATRTITRTIAFAPPGVPAYKVMPCGIRFTPDGRTAVVALGRANAVAVVDVASGEVRGYVPVGERPWHLAILPDGGSALVANGASDTLSLIDIAMREVIATIPAGKGPWGVALGH, encoded by the coding sequence ATGTCAGCCCGCCGCGCGTTCACAGCGTTTCTGACCCTTGGAACAGCGCTTGCCGCGAGCGCCCCGGCAAGCGCGGGCACGCGCGTCTATATCAGCAACGAGCGCAGCTCGACGGTCTCGGTCGTTGACCTGGAGAGCCGCGCGATCGTGGCTGAATGGCCGGTCGGCCAGCGCCCGCGCGGGATCGTGCTGACGCGCGATGGCAAATATCTTCTCATCTGCGCGAGCCTCGACAATGCGGTCGAGGTGCGCGACCCGGCAACGGGCGCGCTCGTGCGCACGCTTCCCTCGGGCGCGGACCCCGAGCAGTTCTTCCCGGCCTTCGACGGGCGCTACCTGTTCGTGGCAAATGAGGACAACGCGGCGGCAACCGCGGTCGATCTGGTGGAAGGCAAGGTCGCCTGGCAGGTTGCGGTGGGCGAGGAGCCCGAAGGCATCGCGCAGAGCCCGGACGGCACATGGCTGCTCGTGACGAGCGAGGAGGACAACACCGTCGCCTGGGTCGATGTCGCCAGCCACGAGGTCCGCCTGGAAATGGAGACCGACGCGCGCCCGCGCCATGTCGAGTTCACGCCCGATGGCACACAGGTCTGGATCGGGGCGGAAATGGCGGGCACGGTCCACATTGCCGATGTTGCGACGCGCACGATCACGCGCACCATCGCCTTCGCGCCGCCGGGAGTGCCCGCCTACAAGGTCATGCCCTGCGGCATCCGCTTCACGCCCGACGGCCGAACCGCCGTGGTGGCGCTGGGACGCGCGAACGCGGTGGCCGTGGTCGATGTCGCGAGCGGGGAAGTGCGCGGCTATGTCCCCGTGGGCGAACGCCCTTGGCACCTGGCGATCCTGCCCGATGGCGGGAGCGCGCTGGTCGCCAACGGGGCGAGCGACACGCTGTCCCTCATCGACATTGCGATGCGGGAGGTCATCGCCACGATCCCTGCCGGAAAAGGCCCCTGGGGCGTCGCGCTGGGCCACTGA
- the pedF gene encoding cytochrome c-550 PedF: MTIRTGRAALIAAAAIASLTAGTSLLAHGNVTPQAVDTSALPDIEGGNDTWMAENPYSGNATAIAIGESAYGQNCARCHGLEAISGGIAPDLRYLEPGPSGDEWFVERFRNGSSHDGKVYMPPFGEVLGQKAGWAIRAWLETKYTDE; this comes from the coding sequence ATGACGATACGTACAGGCCGCGCGGCCCTGATCGCGGCGGCGGCCATTGCTTCGCTTACCGCAGGCACCAGCCTGCTGGCCCACGGCAACGTGACCCCCCAGGCGGTCGACACCTCGGCCCTGCCCGACATCGAGGGCGGCAACGACACCTGGATGGCGGAGAACCCCTATTCCGGCAACGCGACAGCCATTGCCATCGGCGAAAGCGCCTATGGCCAGAACTGCGCGCGCTGCCATGGCCTCGAAGCCATTTCGGGCGGCATCGCCCCGGACCTGCGCTACCTCGAACCCGGCCCCTCGGGCGATGAATGGTTCGTCGAGCGCTTCCGCAACGGCTCCAGCCACGACGGCAAAGTCTACATGCCACCCTTCGGCGAGGTACTCGGCCAGAAGGCAGGCTGGGCGATCCGCGCCTGGCTCGAAACCAAGTACACCGACGAGTAA